Genomic DNA from Shouchella patagoniensis:
TACACCAAAAGAGATGAAAAAACAGTATAAAGACCGAGCTGAGGAAGTATTAAAACTCGTCGGCCTCGATCATTTAGCTAAACGGATGCCAAATGAACTATCCGGTGGACAAAAGCAACGGGTCGCACTTGCACGAGCCTTAGCCCACCAGCCTGCGCTCCTCCTTATGGACGAGCCATTAAGTAGTTTGGATGCAGAACTACGTGAAGACATGCGCAAAGAAATCCAAAGCTTACACCGTTTAACAAGAAGTTCAATTATCTATGTAACACATGACCAAGGCGAAGCGCTTGCGATGGCCGATCGCATCGTAATTATGAAGAACGGGCAAATTGAACAAGTTGCCACGCCAGAAGAAATTTTCCTTTATCCAGAAACAAGCTATGTAGCAAGTTTTGTTGGTAAAGCAACGATGATAGAGGGCACATGGGAGGGCGCGTTTTTCCGACCAAACGCCGCCCCTACGATGAGCTGGGAAGGAGAAGCAGTCGCTCCAGCGTTTAAACAACATCAGCAATACCCGGTTAGACCAGATGAATGGGTGATCAACCAAGATCAAAGAGGCATTGAAGCAACCATTCATCATGTACTTTATCAGGGGCGGGAGATTCATTATACGGTACAAATAGAGAATGCGATTATCAACGTTATTAGCCCTATCGTCGATCGCTATGCGATCGGCGAGAACGTTTACTTACACAAGCAAAAACGCATCACACACCCAAAAGCACATATCGGCTAAATAATTACAAAAGCGTGTAATTGCATCTTCCTTTTAGCAATTACGCGCTGTCTCCTTTAAATCGATTGCTATATTCACTACATAAACTCCGTAGACTACCAATCCATGATCCGTAAATTAAAGCAACCTTCACTTTTGGCGATTCTTTTTCTCATTCCATAGCCGAACCGACCTCGATATTCATCAATTATTCATAACTACGAGCAGCGGAGTATATTCTGAAAATGATGTTACTCTGACTACTGATAGTTACAGCATCGTTACAATTCGAAATTAAACCTTTCTCCTCTACATAAAATGAACGCTACATACAGATGCTACGAAAAGACTTTAAAACAATTTAGTTTTTATTTGAATAAGTAAAAAGATCAATGAAACTAGTAAGCATAAGACAATAGTACGCTCGAGATATACATCCTCTATTTTTGCACCAGAGGAGTAGTTTGGTACGAGAAGGATTCCAATCGACTAGAATATGTAATAAGAAAAACTGCTGATAAGTTGGTATCAAAATGAGATATAAACAATGGCTGGTTATAGGTATGGGAAGCATTTTGATTGCGGTGTTGGCTCACGCTTTCTTCTTCTATGAATGGATGAACAACCGTTTTATGGTTGGTCCAAACGATGGTCTTGGACAGATAGTTCCTTTTAAACACTTTTTATATAATCAATATAAAAAAGGAGAATTCTTTTATTCTTTTCAGTTTGGAATAGGTGGGGGCATCTATGCTCAGCTTGCTTATTATTTTTCAACGAGCACCATCTTCTATATAACCTGTCTACTCGTTTATTTGGGGGAAGCAATTGGTTTTTTCAATCGAGTTGACCCTGTATTCTGGGGGCAGGCAGCAGTATTTATAAATACAATCAGACTTTCACTTGTTTTAGTAATTGCAACCTATGTATTTCATTACATGAAGATCGCTTTGCCGTACGCTTTTTTTTCAGCTTTCCTTTACGGGGTAAGCATAATGTACTTCGGACACGCTATATATTGGGAATTTTTCACGGATTGCTTTTTGTGGCTGCCCCTACTCGTGTTGGGCGTCGAAAAATTAATCAGGGAAGAAAACCCTTTTTGGCTTGTTTTGGCTATGAGTCTAACACTGCTTAATAATTTTTATTTCGCTTATGTAAATTTCGTTTTCATCAGCCTATATGTTCCTGCACGTTGGTTGATTCAACTACCAGAGGATCGCCTCTCCTTTCAAAAACAGCTTGGACACTATGTACTGATCGTGCTTTTGAGTTTTATGATTGGGGCAATCGCTTTTATCCCCGCCGTTAGTGGTTTTTTAAACAACTACAGACCTGAATTTACTGGGTCGATCAGTCTTTTTGAATTACACGACAACATCCTTTATGAAAGCAGGTACCTGCTTTTACCTCCACTATTTGTGCTCTTTGTATTTATAAAAAATCTATATCGAGACAAAACGTTCCTTCTTTTTACATCTATAGCGCTGTTATTTGTTGTTTTCCATTACAGCCCCTTTATCGCCAGTGCATTTAATGGTTTCTCTGCGCCCCAGTTCCGGTTTGAATACATTGGAGTTTTTGCAATCAGTGGGGCAGTGGGAAAAGGGCTGACACATCTAAAACATGCAACAAACACCCAGCTAATTTTAGGAGGAGCGGGTCTTTTCACTATCTACATGTTAGGTAATTTCTTTGATGAGCGAGTTACGTTCTCCTTGACACCTCCTAACCATGTTTTTATCTTTGCCCTTTGGGCGGCTGCTATCGGCGCATCCTTACTGTCGATTCGAAAATCAGCGCGCCGCCTTAACCTTCTTTGTGTTGTTATGGTTTTATTTCATTTAGTTCTTGTTAATTCAGGAGCACGATTGATCTTTTCTGAAACCGGGTTCATTCCTTCGCATTCGTTTATGACAAGTAGAAAATATCATTCGGACGAACAGTCTTCTCTTATCCATCAAGCATTAGATGAAAATAGAAGCTTGTTCGCGCGAACAGAGTGGATGACGGACACACGAAACAATACGCCTCTTATTCAAGGCTTTTATGGAAACAGCGCTTATTCCAGCGTACTTAATGGAGACATTTTGCGTTTCTATTATGACGACTTAGAAATAGATATGGGTCGAGAAAGCGTCAGCCGCTTTTCTGGGTTTGGCGACCGTACGCATCTACATAGCCTAATGCAAGTACAGTATAAGTTGGTAGATAAATACAGGCAGACCCCAATTCCGTATGGATTCCGGCCGCATTCTGAAAATGAAGGGTATATTCTTTATGAAAACAAACATGTTCTTCCCTTTGCGAGAGCGACTTCAATTACTTTTCAGGAAAAAGATTTAAATCGATTTAGTCCGTTGGTACGAGAACACGCAATGCTTAAGGGGATTATTTTAGAGAATGGAGAAGCAAATGGTCAAGTTGAGGATTTGTATAATTTAATGGAAACAGCGCAAATAACGGCTATCGGCGGGACGTATGAGAAAGAGACGTTACACATAACGGAAAACGTAGGCGGCATTGATATCACTATCGGGGAACGCAGAGAAACGGAAATCGATGATTATTTTTCTTTCTTTTTACAGAACCAATCAAAGACAGCACCGCTTTTTACCCTTAAAATCAATGATTACGAAACCACGCGCAAGTCGAGAAGTTCGGTTTACAAAACAGATATCAATGCGATCACAGTTCGTATCCCGTCAAATAATGTCATCTCTTTAAGGGTACCAAAAGGCAACTATACACTTAAAAATCTAGGTCTGCGCAGCGAGTCTTATCAAGTGCTGCAAGAAGCGTATGAGCGAGATCATATCAAACAGATAGATGTGGAGGTTGATGGAAGAAATATACATGTAAACTATGATAATACAGTACATGACACCTACTTGGCTCTTCCTATTCCATATGAAAAGGGATGGGAAGTAAAAGTAAATGGAAAAAAACAACCGCTACAAAAAGTAAATTATGCGTTTCTCGGGAGTACGCTTTATGAAGGGGTAAACGAGATCACTTTCTCTTATTTGCCCCCCTATTTCCGATTGGCTGTCACGCTAAGCTCCCTCGGCTTGCTCGGTGCAGGAGGATGGTTAAGACACTATCGCCAGAAGAGAAGACCCCAATAGCTCAACCAATATGTCCGAAGTAACGACAGGTTCTCTTCTAATACGTATAATGTACATTAAAAATCTGCTATCGTTTAAAACCTTTTTAAATGTTGTTAAGGACGCCGCCGTAAACCACGTTTTCTTGAAGATTAAGTTCGCGAAATGGTAAAGTTAAAGAAAAATTTTTAAGGAGTTCTCTAATGTCAATATGCACTAAACTAAATCTTAATAAGTACAAAAATATGGTTGTGATCAATCAACCCGAAGATTATGATCTATTTCCAGGAAATGTAACCTCATTATCTACAGAACATGACGCAATTTTTATTTTTGTAGAAACGATAGAAGAGATGATTTCGTCCATACAACGTATTAACACTCAACAACCTTTATTGGAAAAAGGCTATCTATATTTCGCTTATCCGAAAAAAGGCAATAAACGCTATGAAACGTTTATACATAGAGACGAAATTTTTCCTGCGTTAAACGTTGGTAAAGACGGTTTTGTAGGGAATAGTGACCTTAAATTTTCACGTATGGTTAGCATGGATGAAGTATTTACTGTAGTAGGATTAAAACGTGAAAATAAGAGATCAAAAAAATCATCAGCTGCAAGTCAATGCGTGGCAGACTATGAGCAACATATCAAGGATGTTAAAGGACTGCTTGCTAAATATTCAGATGAGCTTCAATTTTATCAGGGCTTAACTCCAGGTTACCAAAAAGACTGGGCTCGCTACATTTTTTCTGCTAAACAACAGGAAACAAGGGATAAGCGCCAACAACAAATGATTAACATCCTCTCCCAAGGGTACAAGTCCGTTGATTTATATCGAAAAGAAAAAAAGTAATCCAATATAGTTTTCATTCGGGAATAGTTCTTCCACACCATTAAAAAGGCCCAGAAAACAGTTCTGAGCTTTTCTCTCGTGCTTGAATTATATATAAATTTATTCCTTATTTTGCTAGTGAGCCAGTTCGTCTTTGGTTCTGCATCGCAAACTATCAATGCTATTTTGGCGTCGCTGGCTTTTTTCGTCGATATGCTGCTTATCATCTGAACTTAATTTTCCTGAACTTTTCCAAAATCTATAGAGATAGCATTTGAAATATACTTACGTACCTACCAGCTTTAAGACCCACTTCTTAAAATCCAAAACCCGTGCATATTCTGGTTGATTATTTGTACCGGCAATAATGAGTGGCGAAACGGAATCTTCTTTATGAAGGGATCCATGAGCTGCTCCTCCTACGTGGGTCGGCGTATGATCTCCAATAAACTCATACCTTGGTTTTGCATCAACAATAACATAACGCCCTTCGTGTGAATGGAGGGCACCGTGAAGTCGCGCTAATGCATCGGGATAGTCGCCGTAAGTAATTATGTCTTGGTCATTCACGGTGAGATCTAAAAGCGATATGTCCCCTTCTATATCCCATGTCTGTCCATACGAATCGGTATAGTTTCCGTTCGGAGAAAAAGATAACAATTGGTTGGACCCTTCAGCCGCCACATAATTCATTTCTTTTTCTTTCCACGAAATAAAACCGATTCTTGGATCTTTTTTTAACTGTGATACGATCTCCGAGAACGCAATCCCATTGTCTAATAGGTTAATGTAGGCCATTCGAGCATTTACAGCTAGTACCACTTGATCTCTCTCTTGGACCTTGTCTCCAGGGTTCCAAACGGCATACTGCGCCAATAAGTCGTTTAAATCTATAAGGGCACTGTCATCGTCACTGCTAACCTTAGACTGACCGCTATCCCCATACACAATCCAAGTTGCCTTTTGAATCGCTTCTTTCCATGTCGGATAAGTATTTAAAATCTTTTGCAGCTCTTTATCGACCGCTTCAATTTCTTTAAGCACCATTGGTCCCCTTTTATGAACCGGTCTGTCCAAGTTAGGAAAGTAAGCAAGCGTAAACGAGGGCAATTGATTTTCTTGGATCATATAAACAAGTTCATTTGCCGAAAATTCATCATTAATACCTATATTTTTCCAAATTTTATTGGAGTAATCACTATTAGAATTCCATTGGGAGAAACCACCTAACGATAACAGTGTCGGTCCATTGATATTTACATTTTCAGGAAGAAGATTCAGCCATGCGGCAAGCCTAGGGATCGTTAAGTAACCTGGGCTGTTTCCGCGATATATAAGTCCATTAATCGAGGCCGATTGGATACGTTCGTCCTCTAGTTCTTCGTAAATGGTTGAGACATTTTGGCTTAAATGGTCCTCATTCAAACGGATCAAGCTATCCCTTGCCATTTGTTTGATCCCAAGTGCCCATACTTCGCTCGGTCCACTTCCATAATTAACAAGGCGTTCTTCATCTTGCCTGTACCAAGCCAGTGCAGGTATTTTATGCTGATCGGCATATGTTCCAGTTAGTAACGTGCTATCAACTGTAACTGACATTGTAGGGTAAGAACTAACGATTTCTGAATAATAGTGCCCGTGATCGATTAAGAATTCAAAAGCTGGCGCTTTCCCCTCTTCAATTGCTTTTTGTAAAGGCTCGTCCATAAGTGAATCAATTAGCAAGAATAAGACTGGTTTCCCCTCTGAATGGATGCTTGCTTCCGTTAAATCCTTCGTTGGTGTCGTTAATCCAACAAAATAAAAGCCCCCAAAAAGTAGAAATAGAATAAGTATAATAACCTTCTTCATAAATAGTATCCACTCCTGAAAATATTCTTTAGAAACCCAAGTCATGCTTAATCTCGCTAAGTATGTCTGTGCCTCAATTTTTTATGAGACACTTATTTTACTCTGAACATGAGTATTTAATACGGAATGGAAAGCTTTTATCCAGAAAATGACACTGTCTTAAGTACATTTTAGTTCCCAAGGCTAGGCCGCTGATTTTGGGCAACGTGATCGTCATTAGCTAGATAGTTGATCGCTATGATACCGATGAAAGGGTATACAAAAGCAGTAACCACTCGTGCAGTAAAGCTTCTATTGACTTGATACAAGAAAAGCGCGTAATTGACTATCTACCAATTACGCGCTTCCCAGCACTTAAAAAACATTATTAAGCTTCCAATACCCTTTATTTAGGTTAAACAAGATTATTTCCTCTGATAATTATTAATTAGAGCAATACTATTTTCCTGCAGTCAAGGTATTCATTTTGATTATCAACATTCTCCATACTTGAAACTTTCGGTATCCCACGGTTTACGAATTCATGGTCAAGTTCTTCAATCGCAAAATACTCATGTTCATTGTTTGCCACATTCCCAACTTCCATTAAATCGATTGTTTTTCCGTTTGCTAGCTCAATCTCATAAAAGAATCTTCTTGTTTGTTGGGAAAAGGGCCGGTACGAACCTTTTCCATGGACGCCCGTATGAACGTTTGTGACCTCTTCATATGAATACTCATTCCCTTGCGGATGAAGAGAGGAATAATCAATGACTTTCTCATTGGTGATAACCCTCACACCAAAGAAAATGACGTATAACAAGAGAATGTTGCCACCACAAACAGCAACCACGAAGTACTTCTTCTTAGTTGAGAAACGAGAGCTCTTTCGCGTTCTTCTTTTTCTAGGGCCCTTTGTCAGAACTTCAAATAAACCAATAATAAGGAGAAACGGATAGAGTAAAATATGAATAGAAAACGGATAGTTAAAAGTCCATAATACATAGTTTTCAGGCACCAGTACGGTTTCTTGTGCTTTCACAATAAACAAATACATAATTAACGTAAAAAGCATATTGGCAACGATTGAGACCGTAAACAGTAGAATAGTCCGTATTGTCTTTTTCTTCCCAGTTCAAACCTCTATTCACTTAACGATTACGAAACCCTGCTAACCCATGATTCGTAAAATAATGAATTAATGCAGCCATTTCTTTAGGTGATTCTTTTTTTCCGTTAGCGAGCCAGCTTTCAATCACATCAATTCCTCCACTAACAACGAGCAATGGAATGTACTCCGACAACTTTCCACGTAAATGGAATTCATCAATCCATTTCCCCATAATAACGGTATGTGTTAACTCCATTACTCTTTTCTTAAACGTTGTATCACCATTCTTACTTAGGAGAATCTGACAAAGATCACTTTTGTCGGCAACATATTCAAGTATTTTTTCCGTCATTTGTAATACTTCTTCTTCTTTCTTAAAATTGTATTGGTTTAACGTTTGGTACATATCATCTACAATCTCTTCGCTAATTTTGTCTAGCAGGTCAGATTGGTCCGTGTAGTGACTATAAAAGGTGGACCGATTAATATCTGCTAGCGCGCATAGTTCTTTCACCGTTACTGCCGAGATCGGTTTTTCTTTTAATAATTGAATCAAGCAATCTTTTAAAACCATCCTCGTATATTTCTTTCGCCTGTCCATTTTCTCTGGCATTTCTTTCACAACCTTTTTTTGATTTTATCCAACAGTCATGAATGAAGTGTTGCGAAGCTAACAGATTCTAAACAACTGTTTGTTGTTTCTCCAACACTGTGTATATATACTATTAAAGGAAATAGTAAGAAAGTCAAGATGGGGTGAGAACTGAATTGTTTATCAATAAAATCATTCAGCATAAACGAGCCATCGTGCTTGTTTTTGCTGTTGTAACCGTTATTTCAATTGTATCGCAATTTTTTGTATCAATAAATTACAATATGGTGGATTATCTCCCAGACGATGCTCCCTCTACTGAAGCGCTAGAACAAATGGAAGCTGAATTCTCTGGCACCATGCCTAATACAAATGTTCTCGTTCGAGATATTTCCGTTCAAGAAGCATTGGACTACAAAGAACGTTTAAGCCTAATTGATGGCGTAACCGATGTCA
This window encodes:
- a CDS encoding YfhO family protein, which produces MRYKQWLVIGMGSILIAVLAHAFFFYEWMNNRFMVGPNDGLGQIVPFKHFLYNQYKKGEFFYSFQFGIGGGIYAQLAYYFSTSTIFYITCLLVYLGEAIGFFNRVDPVFWGQAAVFINTIRLSLVLVIATYVFHYMKIALPYAFFSAFLYGVSIMYFGHAIYWEFFTDCFLWLPLLVLGVEKLIREENPFWLVLAMSLTLLNNFYFAYVNFVFISLYVPARWLIQLPEDRLSFQKQLGHYVLIVLLSFMIGAIAFIPAVSGFLNNYRPEFTGSISLFELHDNILYESRYLLLPPLFVLFVFIKNLYRDKTFLLFTSIALLFVVFHYSPFIASAFNGFSAPQFRFEYIGVFAISGAVGKGLTHLKHATNTQLILGGAGLFTIYMLGNFFDERVTFSLTPPNHVFIFALWAAAIGASLLSIRKSARRLNLLCVVMVLFHLVLVNSGARLIFSETGFIPSHSFMTSRKYHSDEQSSLIHQALDENRSLFARTEWMTDTRNNTPLIQGFYGNSAYSSVLNGDILRFYYDDLEIDMGRESVSRFSGFGDRTHLHSLMQVQYKLVDKYRQTPIPYGFRPHSENEGYILYENKHVLPFARATSITFQEKDLNRFSPLVREHAMLKGIILENGEANGQVEDLYNLMETAQITAIGGTYEKETLHITENVGGIDITIGERRETEIDDYFSFFLQNQSKTAPLFTLKINDYETTRKSRSSVYKTDINAITVRIPSNNVISLRVPKGNYTLKNLGLRSESYQVLQEAYERDHIKQIDVEVDGRNIHVNYDNTVHDTYLALPIPYEKGWEVKVNGKKQPLQKVNYAFLGSTLYEGVNEITFSYLPPYFRLAVTLSSLGLLGAGGWLRHYRQKRRPQ
- a CDS encoding ABC transporter ATP-binding protein, whose protein sequence is MATEINGLRKAFGSFEALRSVSLSVQRGEFIAILGPSGCGKTTLLRLIAGFDQPTDGEIVINGTQVSAKTNVIPPEQRNIGMVFQSFALWPHLNVQEQVEFPLRHHPYTPKEMKKQYKDRAEEVLKLVGLDHLAKRMPNELSGGQKQRVALARALAHQPALLLMDEPLSSLDAELREDMRKEIQSLHRLTRSSIIYVTHDQGEALAMADRIVIMKNGQIEQVATPEEIFLYPETSYVASFVGKATMIEGTWEGAFFRPNAAPTMSWEGEAVAPAFKQHQQYPVRPDEWVINQDQRGIEATIHHVLYQGREIHYTVQIENAIINVISPIVDRYAIGENVYLHKQKRITHPKAHIG
- a CDS encoding YdeI/OmpD-associated family protein, with product MSICTKLNLNKYKNMVVINQPEDYDLFPGNVTSLSTEHDAIFIFVETIEEMISSIQRINTQQPLLEKGYLYFAYPKKGNKRYETFIHRDEIFPALNVGKDGFVGNSDLKFSRMVSMDEVFTVVGLKRENKRSKKSSAASQCVADYEQHIKDVKGLLAKYSDELQFYQGLTPGYQKDWARYIFSAKQQETRDKRQQQMINILSQGYKSVDLYRKEKK
- a CDS encoding TetR/AcrR family transcriptional regulator; amino-acid sequence: MPEKMDRRKKYTRMVLKDCLIQLLKEKPISAVTVKELCALADINRSTFYSHYTDQSDLLDKISEEIVDDMYQTLNQYNFKKEEEVLQMTEKILEYVADKSDLCQILLSKNGDTTFKKRVMELTHTVIMGKWIDEFHLRGKLSEYIPLLVVSGGIDVIESWLANGKKESPKEMAALIHYFTNHGLAGFRNR
- a CDS encoding alkaline phosphatase family protein codes for the protein MKKVIILILFLLFGGFYFVGLTTPTKDLTEASIHSEGKPVLFLLIDSLMDEPLQKAIEEGKAPAFEFLIDHGHYYSEIVSSYPTMSVTVDSTLLTGTYADQHKIPALAWYRQDEERLVNYGSGPSEVWALGIKQMARDSLIRLNEDHLSQNVSTIYEELEDERIQSASINGLIYRGNSPGYLTIPRLAAWLNLLPENVNINGPTLLSLGGFSQWNSNSDYSNKIWKNIGINDEFSANELVYMIQENQLPSFTLAYFPNLDRPVHKRGPMVLKEIEAVDKELQKILNTYPTWKEAIQKATWIVYGDSGQSKVSSDDDSALIDLNDLLAQYAVWNPGDKVQERDQVVLAVNARMAYINLLDNGIAFSEIVSQLKKDPRIGFISWKEKEMNYVAAEGSNQLLSFSPNGNYTDSYGQTWDIEGDISLLDLTVNDQDIITYGDYPDALARLHGALHSHEGRYVIVDAKPRYEFIGDHTPTHVGGAAHGSLHKEDSVSPLIIAGTNNQPEYARVLDFKKWVLKLVGT